From one Bacillus sp. (in: firmicutes) genomic stretch:
- a CDS encoding diaminopimelate epimerase, with protein sequence MQREIIHCHGSGNDFLLIDELEHLATWTDEERQQLAQTLCDRQNGIGADGILFVQPSHTGLAKMRIFNADGSEASMCGNGLRCVARYVAEKFGEDEFVVETMKADLRVKKAEPIFGQLPTYQVEISPILFDVSQLPMNFDKPTCRNERIPELSERLTFTAVAVPNPHLISIVDSEIIQSNVQKELAEYVNGPNDWFPDGVNVSFVKPLGVQQIYVRTFERGVGFTNACGTAMSASSLVTCLEGINNWDQPIDVYNNGGKVRCVVHRDQRAIDLIGNATYIKRLVIDLNQVNSFQVVKREQLNEEQEYEQLQAHCQKVVEEMVFQK encoded by the coding sequence ATGCAACGAGAAATCATTCATTGTCATGGATCAGGAAATGATTTTCTATTAATTGACGAGCTTGAACATTTGGCGACTTGGACGGATGAGGAACGCCAACAGCTCGCCCAAACGTTATGTGATCGGCAAAATGGCATAGGAGCAGACGGGATTTTATTCGTACAACCGAGTCATACTGGGTTAGCAAAAATGCGTATTTTCAATGCCGATGGATCGGAAGCATCGATGTGTGGGAACGGTCTTCGCTGTGTTGCTCGCTATGTAGCAGAAAAATTTGGGGAAGACGAATTTGTCGTCGAAACGATGAAAGCTGATCTACGAGTGAAAAAAGCAGAACCGATTTTTGGTCAATTACCAACCTATCAAGTTGAAATTTCCCCGATTTTATTTGATGTGTCTCAACTTCCGATGAATTTTGATAAACCGACTTGTAGAAATGAACGAATCCCAGAATTATCAGAACGGTTGACGTTTACGGCGGTAGCTGTACCGAATCCTCATTTAATTAGTATTGTCGATTCAGAAATCATTCAATCGAATGTACAAAAAGAACTAGCGGAATACGTTAACGGACCAAACGATTGGTTTCCAGACGGGGTCAATGTCAGCTTTGTAAAACCGCTTGGAGTACAACAAATATATGTTCGCACGTTTGAACGTGGTGTAGGTTTTACGAATGCTTGTGGAACGGCAATGTCTGCTTCCAGTTTAGTCACTTGTCTTGAAGGTATTAACAATTGGGATCAACCAATAGACGTATACAATAATGGCGGTAAGGTCCGTTGTGTGGTCCATAGGGATCAACGAGCAATCGATTTAATCGGAAATGCTACGTATATTAAGCGATTAGTAATCGACCTTAATCAAGTAAATTCATTCCAAGTAGTAAAAAGAGAACAACTGAACGAAGAACAAGAATATGAACAACTGCAAGCACATTGTCAAAAAGTCGTTGAGGAGATGGTATTTCAAAAGTAA
- a CDS encoding cbb3-type cytochrome c oxidase subunit I → MGVKLIKIATFYLVIGILMGMYMSMSETFQLRPVHTHINLLGWATMGLAGIYYVLFPKAGSTVLARIHFWLHNIGLPLMMFGLGFLMYGNEALHILIPFGATLTTISIILFAWNIFQHVKADDQSTISKVS, encoded by the coding sequence ATTGGTGTTAAACTTATTAAAATTGCGACATTTTATTTAGTGATTGGTATTTTGATGGGGATGTACATGTCCATGTCTGAAACATTCCAATTACGTCCCGTTCATACCCACATTAATCTACTTGGGTGGGCAACAATGGGGCTAGCTGGTATTTATTATGTGCTTTTTCCAAAAGCGGGCTCCACAGTTTTAGCGCGTATTCATTTTTGGCTTCATAATATCGGATTGCCTCTTATGATGTTTGGACTTGGCTTCCTCATGTATGGTAACGAAGCCTTACATATCCTAATCCCATTCGGCGCCACATTAACAACCATCAGCATTATCCTATTTGCCTGGAACATCTTTCAACACGTCAAAGCTGATGATCAATCCACCATCTCTAAAGTATCTTAA
- a CDS encoding ferritin-like domain-containing protein yields the protein MVPPHSLANQQKREQEAQQDDDKIGKVSKREKRDIQKAINDEYTAIQYYTRLAQLAPIEKAKEEILGIRQDEIRHFYQFTKSFYQLSGKYPKLNIFNQQFPNSYRQGLRESIRDETETAPFYFSIASRTNDLRIKRRFTQAAFDEQRHAQILQRLLEELK from the coding sequence ATGGTTCCACCCCATTCTTTAGCGAATCAACAGAAACGAGAGCAAGAAGCTCAACAAGATGATGATAAAATTGGGAAAGTTTCCAAACGGGAAAAGCGGGATATTCAGAAAGCGATTAATGATGAATATACTGCAATCCAATATTATACAAGACTGGCTCAACTAGCACCTATTGAAAAGGCAAAAGAAGAAATATTGGGTATTCGTCAAGATGAAATTCGTCACTTTTATCAATTTACAAAAAGCTTTTATCAATTATCTGGAAAGTATCCGAAACTGAATATTTTTAACCAGCAATTTCCTAATTCGTATCGGCAAGGGTTAAGAGAATCGATTCGCGACGAAACCGAAACAGCTCCATTTTATTTCTCCATCGCCTCACGAACGAATGACCTAAGAATCAAACGCCGCTTCACCCAGGCCGCTTTCGATGAACAACGCCATGCCCAAATCCTTCAACGGTTGTTAGAAGAGTTGAAGTGA
- the ligD gene encoding DNA ligase D translates to MLPTLVTEPPLTDDWLYEVKYDGFRGLLFWSHEKIELLSRNGKALLPLFPEIAEWLETFSTKAAPFFPLVFDGEITILDNDMKGSFEAIQQRGRLRSPDRITHLANGRPAHYLVFDLLKVNGEWITNQTFLHRKDKLRQLFTELGWPIDVSRVHNSRVQYIPFSPSFSAIWDRVDLFQGEGIVAKKKSSSWEAGKRSSNWKKIKRKVIGTCFITAFDETNDYYTVAVFAENHHIETIGQVKHGFSKHDEQTLKEVIRLNGNKQHNLWTIHPSICIDISYLEQSKQQLREPSFERFRLDFPVHQCTITSFRLQQLHLPDDVNITHPEKVIWPLDGRTKLDYLHYLREMAPFMLPFLHNRPLTVVRYPDGVDEESFFQKNCPSYAPSFIQTVEHDGQQMMVCQGLKELIWLGNQVAIEFHTPFHHLSNEYVSEIVLDLDPPSEQAFPLAIHAALLLKEKLDEFGLISFVKYSGKKGLQIYVPLPLHTYRWGDTAPFLKTLAEWLVSQHPDWFTTERMKERRGDRLYVDYVQHHRKKTIISPYSVRGTSKGRVAAPLFWEELKESFQPDQFTMDFVRERVKKIGCPFQQFDTSRNKQPFEPIRQFFTNGLS, encoded by the coding sequence ATGCTACCAACGTTAGTTACTGAACCACCACTTACAGATGACTGGCTATACGAAGTAAAATATGATGGGTTTCGGGGTTTACTTTTTTGGTCACACGAAAAAATAGAGCTGTTAAGTAGAAACGGAAAAGCGTTACTTCCCTTATTTCCAGAAATAGCGGAGTGGTTGGAAACATTTTCAACGAAAGCAGCACCATTTTTCCCTCTCGTCTTCGACGGAGAGATAACGATTTTAGACAATGATATGAAAGGAAGTTTTGAGGCGATTCAGCAACGAGGACGTTTGCGCTCACCTGACCGTATCACCCATCTTGCCAATGGTCGACCTGCGCATTATTTAGTGTTTGACCTATTAAAAGTAAATGGTGAATGGATCACGAATCAAACGTTTCTTCATCGAAAGGATAAGTTAAGACAATTATTTACAGAACTTGGATGGCCGATAGACGTTTCCCGCGTCCATAACAGTCGTGTTCAATATATTCCATTTTCCCCTTCATTTTCAGCGATTTGGGATCGTGTTGATTTATTTCAAGGAGAAGGAATTGTTGCGAAAAAGAAATCTAGTTCATGGGAAGCTGGAAAAAGGTCATCGAATTGGAAAAAAATAAAGCGGAAAGTAATAGGTACATGCTTTATTACTGCATTTGACGAGACAAATGATTATTATACAGTTGCCGTATTTGCCGAAAACCATCACATTGAGACGATCGGGCAAGTGAAACATGGTTTTTCTAAACATGACGAGCAAACACTAAAAGAAGTGATTCGATTAAACGGGAATAAGCAACATAACTTATGGACGATTCATCCGAGCATTTGTATCGATATTTCCTATTTAGAGCAGTCAAAACAGCAATTGCGTGAACCATCTTTTGAACGTTTTCGGCTTGATTTTCCTGTTCATCAATGTACGATAACTTCTTTTCGCTTACAACAACTTCATTTACCAGACGATGTGAATATTACTCATCCCGAAAAAGTCATTTGGCCTCTAGATGGTCGCACAAAATTAGATTACTTGCACTATTTACGTGAGATGGCTCCATTTATGCTCCCTTTTTTACACAATCGTCCATTAACGGTTGTTCGTTATCCAGATGGTGTGGACGAGGAATCTTTTTTTCAAAAAAATTGTCCATCTTACGCTCCAAGTTTCATTCAAACCGTGGAACACGACGGCCAACAAATGATGGTATGTCAAGGATTAAAGGAACTCATTTGGCTTGGGAATCAAGTAGCTATCGAATTTCATACACCGTTTCACCATTTATCAAACGAATATGTGAGTGAAATTGTTCTTGATTTAGATCCACCGTCTGAACAAGCATTTCCACTTGCCATTCACGCTGCGTTATTGCTAAAGGAAAAACTAGATGAATTTGGATTAATTTCGTTTGTGAAATATTCCGGCAAAAAAGGATTACAAATTTACGTCCCTCTTCCACTTCATACGTATCGGTGGGGTGATACCGCACCATTTTTAAAAACCTTAGCGGAATGGCTTGTATCACAACATCCCGATTGGTTTACGACGGAACGTATGAAAGAGCGGCGTGGTGACCGGTTATACGTAGACTACGTACAACATCATCGAAAAAAGACGATCATTTCTCCTTATTCCGTTAGAGGGACGTCAAAAGGTCGAGTCGCTGCTCCTTTATTTTGGGAAGAATTGAAGGAATCCTTTCAACCAGATCAATTTACAATGGACTTTGTTCGTGAAAGAGTCAAAAAAATCGGCTGTCCGTTTCAGCAATTCGATACAAGCCGAAACAAACAGCCGTTTGAACCTATTCGGCAATTTTTTACTAATGGTCTATCATAA
- a CDS encoding HAD family hydrolase produces MNRGVFLDRDGVINEVLTKRVKYVNTPQDLYLLPGVQKAMRMLTEAGFQLFIVTNQGGVGLGYMTKQLLDKIHEKLIYDIEIEGGKIVEIACCIHRPNEGCACRKPSGKMIRDLAQKYNIDLSQSYMVGDRDVDLLAGREAGTKTVWISTRQDDSAIHLADYTCGSLLEAAQWILNE; encoded by the coding sequence ATGAATCGCGGGGTGTTTTTAGATCGTGACGGGGTAATCAATGAGGTGTTGACAAAACGGGTAAAGTACGTGAATACACCACAAGATTTGTATTTATTACCAGGTGTACAAAAAGCAATGCGAATGCTAACAGAAGCTGGTTTTCAATTGTTTATTGTCACGAATCAAGGTGGCGTTGGACTTGGGTATATGACGAAACAACTGTTGGATAAAATCCATGAAAAACTTATTTACGATATAGAAATAGAAGGAGGAAAGATTGTTGAGATCGCCTGCTGTATTCATCGACCTAATGAAGGGTGTGCGTGTCGGAAGCCTTCTGGGAAAATGATTCGAGATTTAGCACAAAAATATAACATTGACTTATCTCAAAGCTACATGGTGGGCGACCGCGATGTCGATTTATTAGCAGGAAGGGAAGCGGGGACGAAAACGGTATGGATATCTACTCGTCAAGATGATTCCGCTATTCATCTGGCAGATTATACGTGTGGTAGCTTATTGGAAGCCGCACAATGGATTTTAAACGAATGA
- a CDS encoding Ku protein, whose product MHTIWKGSIQFGLVSIPVKLHTATDDKDISFRSLHEECHSPIKYVKTCPVCDREVGNDEIVKGYEVVKGKYVIVTDEDLQPLKKALEDQAVEIVEFIEINEIDPIYFDKTYFLSPNEGGKKAYTLLHQALKDSGKVGIGKIILRSKEKLAVIRPYEKTLLMETIHYPDEIRSANDVPNVPESLELTKKEVDMAKLLIEQLTNPFEPTKYVDEYREQLLQLIENKKTGMEVVAPTAERKEQPITDLMAALQASIDRTKPEAKPKRTRRKTTAKAKKAT is encoded by the coding sequence ATGCATACGATTTGGAAAGGAAGTATTCAATTCGGATTAGTTAGTATTCCGGTTAAGCTTCATACAGCGACCGATGATAAAGATATATCGTTTCGTTCATTGCACGAGGAATGTCACAGTCCAATCAAATATGTTAAAACATGTCCCGTTTGTGATCGGGAAGTCGGTAATGACGAAATTGTAAAAGGGTATGAAGTTGTAAAGGGGAAGTATGTCATCGTGACAGACGAAGATTTACAACCATTGAAAAAAGCTTTAGAAGATCAAGCGGTCGAAATTGTTGAGTTTATCGAAATTAACGAAATTGATCCGATCTATTTTGATAAAACGTATTTTCTTTCTCCAAACGAAGGTGGAAAAAAAGCGTATACGTTACTTCATCAAGCTTTAAAGGATTCAGGGAAGGTAGGGATTGGAAAAATTATTCTTCGTTCAAAAGAAAAATTAGCCGTTATTCGTCCTTATGAGAAAACGTTATTAATGGAGACGATTCATTACCCTGATGAAATTCGTTCTGCAAATGATGTACCGAATGTCCCAGAAAGTTTGGAGCTAACAAAGAAAGAGGTAGATATGGCAAAATTATTAATCGAACAACTGACGAACCCATTTGAACCGACAAAATATGTGGATGAATATCGAGAACAATTGTTGCAACTCATTGAGAATAAAAAGACAGGAATGGAAGTAGTTGCCCCTACTGCCGAGAGAAAAGAACAACCAATAACGGACTTAATGGCTGCCTTACAAGCCTCAATCGACCGAACGAAACCAGAAGCAAAGCCAAAACGAACCAGAAGAAAAACAACAGCGAAAGCGAAAAAAGCAACGTAA